From Bradyrhizobium sp. NDS-1, the proteins below share one genomic window:
- a CDS encoding ethanolamine ammonia-lyase subunit EutB: protein MIYRHTIDATSYTFPDLRDLLAKATPPRSGDRLAGIAADTAEQMIAARMALADVPLAQFLQEAVIPYEADEVTRLVIDSHDAKAFAPVASLSVGGFRDWLLSDAATPDVLRGLAGGITPEMAAAVSKLMRNQDLILVARKCEVTTAFRNTIGLKGRMSTRLQPNHPFDDARGITASILDGILLGAGDACIGINPASDDPAVIGQLLRLLDEIIARLKIPTQGCVLTHVTTTLSLIGQGVPVDLVFQSVAGTEAANRSFGIDLKLLKEAQEAGLSLRRGTVGQNVMYFETGQGSALSAGAHHGLDQQTCEARAYAVARAFAPLLVNSVVGFIGPEYLYDGKEIIRAGLEDHFCGKLLGLPLGIDICYTNHAEADQDDMDNLLTLLAAAGVTFIMGVPGADDVMLNYQSTSFHDALYVRDVFGLRRAPEFDDWLARSGIAGADFRLAGDAGLLPDFASRLIA, encoded by the coding sequence TTGATCTACCGTCACACCATCGATGCGACGAGCTACACCTTCCCGGACCTGCGCGATCTCCTTGCCAAGGCGACGCCACCGCGCTCCGGCGACCGGCTGGCCGGGATCGCCGCCGACACTGCCGAGCAGATGATCGCGGCGCGGATGGCGCTCGCCGACGTTCCGCTCGCCCAGTTCCTGCAGGAAGCCGTCATCCCCTATGAGGCCGACGAGGTCACCCGCCTCGTCATCGACAGCCACGACGCCAAGGCCTTCGCGCCGGTGGCATCCCTGTCGGTCGGCGGCTTCCGCGACTGGCTGTTGTCGGATGCCGCAACGCCAGACGTCCTGCGCGGGCTGGCGGGCGGTATCACGCCGGAAATGGCGGCTGCAGTGTCGAAGCTGATGCGCAACCAGGACCTGATCCTGGTGGCGCGGAAATGCGAGGTCACCACCGCCTTCCGCAACACCATCGGCCTGAAGGGCCGGATGAGCACGCGGCTGCAGCCCAACCATCCGTTCGACGATGCCAGGGGCATCACCGCCTCGATCCTCGACGGCATCCTGCTTGGCGCCGGCGATGCCTGCATCGGCATCAATCCGGCCAGCGACGATCCCGCCGTCATCGGGCAATTGCTGCGGCTGCTCGACGAGATCATCGCGCGGCTGAAGATCCCGACGCAAGGCTGCGTGCTGACCCATGTCACGACGACGCTGTCGCTGATCGGGCAGGGCGTGCCGGTCGATCTCGTCTTCCAGTCGGTCGCCGGCACCGAGGCCGCCAACCGCAGCTTCGGCATCGACCTCAAGCTTCTGAAAGAGGCGCAGGAGGCCGGACTGTCGCTGCGGCGCGGTACGGTCGGGCAGAACGTGATGTATTTCGAGACCGGCCAGGGCTCGGCGCTGTCGGCGGGCGCCCATCATGGCCTCGACCAGCAGACCTGCGAGGCGCGCGCCTATGCGGTCGCCCGCGCCTTTGCCCCGCTATTGGTCAACAGCGTGGTCGGCTTCATCGGCCCGGAATATCTCTATGACGGCAAGGAGATCATCCGTGCGGGACTGGAGGATCATTTCTGCGGCAAGCTGCTCGGCCTGCCGCTCGGGATCGACATCTGCTACACCAACCACGCCGAGGCGGACCAGGACGACATGGACAATCTGCTGACGCTGCTCGCCGCGGCCGGCGTCACCTTCATCATGGGCGTCCCCGGCGCGGACGACGTCATGCTGAACTATCAATCGACGTCTTTTCACGACGCGCTCTATGTCCGCGACGTCTTCGGTCTGCGCCGCGCGCCGGAATTCGACGACTGGCTGGCGCGGTCGGGAATTGCAGGCGCCGATTTCCGACTTGCCGGCGATGCAGGCCTGCTGCCCGATTTTGCCTCGCGGCTGATCGCGTGA
- a CDS encoding methyl-accepting chemotaxis protein — MTSDRSGNAAGLVGRFTLATKLYAIFALFALLTAAIAGLSEYNSRRSADLASAIETANAAALNVERVNSLVYAVVMESRGVYMSTEPAVVKKYGEGLLKFNAQILDVVKRWETIVKADDAEQFATFKKRIEQFVEFRKELVRRGVEINAAAGREWGDNDANRSVRSALNKDLEALSKVYAERARQIAQQTETNRTLTFVLTCLGGVALALVVIGIVIIARSIARPLSAITATIKQVADGTEDVVVPYSRRADEIGALARAIEVFQKAMGRNRNLASQVSQDAAAREERARHIERSVEAFGEAIGAIMRGLSDNASVMRETAQTITRVTADANSRAGTAANATEQASHNVTAVAGAAEELSASVVEIGRQVRQSAGAVEQTGQRTEKSISEIESLAAATQRIDGVLSLIQAIAEQTNLLALNATIEAARAGDAGRGFAVVAHEVKALAGQTAKATAEIGENVAMIQTSTRNAVDAVREIGGAVREINEVTSAIAGAVSQQDQATREISSNAQSAAQGNETLVANITSLRDAIGETDTAAASVLTAASSLTETADTLSREVEKFFQNLRAGSAESRITQAA; from the coding sequence ATGACATCAGACCGATCTGGGAATGCCGCCGGCCTCGTCGGCCGCTTCACGCTTGCCACCAAGCTCTATGCGATCTTCGCACTGTTCGCCCTGCTCACCGCGGCGATCGCGGGGCTGTCCGAGTATAACAGCCGCCGCAGTGCCGACCTGGCCAGCGCGATCGAGACGGCGAATGCTGCCGCACTGAACGTCGAGCGGGTCAACTCGCTGGTCTATGCGGTCGTGATGGAGTCGCGCGGCGTCTACATGTCCACCGAGCCCGCCGTCGTGAAGAAATACGGCGAGGGTCTGCTCAAGTTCAACGCCCAGATCCTCGACGTCGTGAAGCGCTGGGAAACCATCGTCAAGGCCGACGACGCCGAGCAGTTCGCCACCTTCAAGAAGCGCATCGAGCAGTTCGTCGAATTCCGCAAGGAGTTGGTGCGCCGCGGCGTCGAGATCAATGCGGCCGCGGGCCGCGAATGGGGCGACAACGACGCCAATCGCAGCGTCCGCTCGGCGCTGAACAAGGACCTCGAAGCCCTCTCCAAGGTCTATGCCGAACGCGCCAGGCAGATCGCGCAGCAGACCGAGACCAATCGCACGCTGACCTTCGTGCTGACCTGTCTCGGCGGCGTGGCGCTGGCCCTGGTCGTGATCGGCATCGTCATCATCGCCCGCTCGATCGCACGGCCCCTCTCGGCCATCACCGCGACCATCAAGCAGGTCGCCGACGGGACCGAGGACGTCGTGGTGCCCTATAGCCGCCGCGCCGACGAGATCGGCGCACTGGCCCGCGCGATCGAGGTCTTCCAGAAGGCGATGGGCCGCAACCGCAACCTCGCCTCGCAGGTCTCGCAGGACGCCGCCGCACGCGAGGAGCGCGCCCGTCACATCGAACGATCCGTCGAGGCGTTTGGCGAGGCGATCGGCGCGATCATGCGCGGCCTCAGCGACAACGCTTCGGTCATGCGCGAGACGGCACAGACCATCACCCGTGTCACCGCGGACGCCAATAGCCGCGCCGGCACGGCGGCGAACGCCACCGAGCAGGCCTCGCACAACGTCACGGCGGTGGCGGGCGCGGCCGAGGAACTGTCGGCCTCGGTGGTGGAGATCGGCCGCCAAGTCCGCCAGAGCGCCGGCGCAGTCGAGCAGACCGGCCAGCGCACCGAGAAATCGATCTCCGAGATCGAGAGCCTTGCCGCGGCCACGCAGCGCATCGACGGCGTGCTCAGCCTGATCCAGGCGATCGCCGAGCAGACCAACCTGCTCGCGCTCAACGCCACCATCGAGGCCGCCCGCGCCGGCGATGCCGGCCGCGGCTTTGCCGTCGTCGCCCATGAGGTGAAGGCGCTGGCGGGACAGACCGCGAAGGCGACCGCCGAGATCGGCGAGAACGTCGCGATGATCCAGACCTCGACCCGCAACGCGGTCGACGCCGTGCGCGAGATCGGCGGCGCGGTGCGCGAGATCAACGAGGTCACCTCAGCGATCGCCGGCGCCGTCAGTCAGCAGGATCAGGCCACGCGCGAGATCTCGTCCAACGCGCAGAGCGCCGCACAGGGCAACGAGACGCTCGTGGCGAACATCACCTCGCTGCGCGACGCCATCGGCGAGACTGACACCGCGGCGGCGTCCGTGCTGACGGCGGCGAGCAGCCTGACCGAGACGGCGGACACGCTGTCGCGCGAGGTGGAGAAGTTCTTCCAGAACCTGCGCGCCGGGTCGGCGGAGAGCCGCATCACCCAGGCGGCCTGA
- a CDS encoding septal ring lytic transglycosylase RlpA family protein translates to MVFRWSAAICSALIALVVSVTVARSETGRVHSSAVVDAASGEAIVGAASTYNPFKPGKEEGGPSTASGERYDPSVWTAAIKTSLRQKFGGIKFGARPKYALVEAVGKKVIVKINDVGPLRPGRIIDLNERTMRHFDPSMELGVIPDVSVKPLSGDYWIPGPVG, encoded by the coding sequence ATGGTGTTCCGCTGGAGCGCTGCGATTTGCAGCGCCCTGATTGCGCTTGTCGTTTCTGTAACGGTCGCTCGAAGCGAAACAGGTAGGGTTCATTCAAGCGCCGTCGTCGATGCCGCCTCCGGGGAAGCGATCGTCGGCGCAGCATCCACGTATAATCCGTTCAAGCCCGGCAAGGAGGAGGGCGGCCCGAGCACAGCCTCCGGCGAGCGCTATGATCCCTCGGTTTGGACCGCTGCCATCAAGACGAGCTTGCGTCAGAAATTTGGTGGAATCAAATTTGGAGCGAGACCGAAATATGCTCTCGTCGAGGCCGTCGGCAAGAAGGTCATCGTCAAGATCAACGACGTCGGGCCGCTCAGGCCCGGTCGCATCATTGACCTCAATGAGCGGACGATGCGCCACTTCGATCCGAGCATGGAACTCGGAGTCATTCCTGATGTCTCGGTCAAGCCGCTGTCTGGCGACTATTGGATCCCTGGGCCCGTTGGCTGA
- a CDS encoding acyl-CoA dehydrogenase family protein, which produces MDFQHSPRSLELQERVRQFMRAHVEPVEELYYEQVKPEASRYKTPLILQDLKRLAREQGLWNLFLSGEHGPGLTNLEYAPVKEIMGRILWAPEVFNCSAPDVGNMEVLANYGTPAQQERWLKPLLEGRIRSGFSMTEPQVASSDATNIQCEIKRDGNDYVINGRKWFTSGAMNEDCEILIVMGKTAPDDPDRHRQQSMILVPKNTPGVRIVRDMLTYGYDDAPVGHPEIVYENVRVPAENILLGEGRGFEIAQGRLGPGRIHHCMRLIGCAQRALELMCQRSVSRVAFGKPLAEQGSVREDIAHSFCEIAQARLLTLQAADKMDREGNKAARDLIAAAKIVVPSMAARVIDRAIQIHGAAGVSQDTFLARAYVYARFIRIGDGPDQVHLAAVGKELIRRGGVMG; this is translated from the coding sequence ATGGACTTTCAACACTCTCCCCGTTCGCTCGAGCTGCAGGAGCGTGTCCGCCAGTTCATGCGAGCGCATGTCGAGCCGGTCGAGGAGCTCTACTACGAGCAGGTCAAGCCGGAAGCATCGCGCTACAAGACGCCGCTAATTCTGCAGGACCTGAAGCGCCTCGCGCGCGAGCAGGGGCTCTGGAACCTGTTCCTGTCAGGCGAGCACGGACCGGGCCTGACCAATCTCGAATATGCGCCCGTGAAGGAGATCATGGGCCGCATTCTCTGGGCGCCCGAGGTGTTCAATTGCTCGGCGCCCGATGTCGGCAACATGGAGGTGCTGGCGAACTACGGCACGCCGGCGCAGCAGGAGCGCTGGCTGAAGCCGCTGCTCGAGGGGCGCATCCGCTCAGGCTTCTCGATGACCGAGCCGCAGGTCGCCTCCAGCGATGCCACCAACATCCAGTGCGAGATCAAGCGCGATGGAAACGACTACGTCATCAACGGCCGCAAATGGTTCACCTCGGGCGCCATGAACGAGGATTGCGAGATCCTGATCGTGATGGGCAAGACCGCGCCTGACGATCCCGATCGCCATCGCCAGCAATCCATGATCCTGGTGCCGAAAAATACGCCCGGCGTCCGTATCGTCCGCGACATGCTCACCTACGGCTATGACGACGCCCCTGTCGGCCATCCCGAGATCGTCTACGAGAACGTCCGCGTGCCCGCAGAGAACATTTTGCTCGGCGAGGGCCGCGGCTTCGAGATCGCGCAGGGGCGGCTCGGGCCAGGCCGCATCCATCATTGCATGCGGCTGATCGGCTGCGCCCAGCGCGCGCTGGAATTGATGTGCCAGCGGTCGGTCTCGCGCGTTGCCTTCGGCAAGCCGCTGGCCGAGCAGGGTTCGGTGCGCGAGGACATCGCACATTCCTTCTGCGAGATTGCGCAGGCGCGCCTGCTCACGCTGCAGGCCGCCGACAAGATGGACCGCGAGGGTAACAAGGCGGCGCGCGACCTCATCGCCGCTGCCAAGATCGTGGTGCCCAGCATGGCCGCCCGCGTTATCGACCGCGCCATCCAGATTCACGGCGCCGCCGGCGTTTCGCAGGACACCTTCCTCGCCCGCGCCTATGTCTACGCCCGCTTCATCCGCATCGGCGACGGCCCGGACCAGGTGCATCTGGCGGCGGTGGGCAAGGAGCTGATCAGGCGCGGCGGGGTGATGGGGTAG
- a CDS encoding ABC transporter substrate-binding protein, with protein MKAALVLAAALAAACLSTPAAAQKSYGPGVSDTEIKIGNTMPYSGPASPLSITGRVISAYFDEVNEKGGVNGRKLNLISLDDAFSPPKTMEAARRLVEGDGVAFIFATMGTAPSSAIAKYLNSNKVPQLFLISSASKWNDPANMPWSMALPWAPNYTSEAAIDVAYARAKNPNARFAVLYQNDDAGKEYLRGVKEALGADADKAIAMASSFEVADPTVDSQVLTLANTKADVFLIYSVTPRACAQAIRKAHEVGWQATRFIASGCANKATVMVPAGLDAGKGVLSLGALKPFVETPKNDPAMSAYIDFMKKRLPNADVNNVAGLYGYTVAEALVVLLKQCKDNLTRENIMAQAANLKNVPLSLLMPGITLNTTPQDFRPIKDGYMLQFDGNDWIVASELLKGT; from the coding sequence ATGAAAGCCGCATTGGTGTTGGCCGCAGCGCTGGCTGCCGCCTGCCTGTCCACGCCCGCCGCCGCGCAGAAATCCTACGGTCCCGGCGTCAGCGACACCGAGATCAAGATCGGCAACACCATGCCCTATAGTGGGCCGGCCTCGCCGCTCAGCATTACGGGCAGGGTGATCTCCGCCTATTTCGACGAGGTCAACGAGAAAGGCGGGGTCAACGGCCGCAAGCTCAATCTGATCTCGCTCGACGACGCGTTCTCGCCGCCCAAGACCATGGAGGCGGCACGCCGGCTGGTCGAGGGCGACGGCGTCGCCTTCATCTTCGCGACCATGGGCACGGCGCCGAGCTCGGCGATCGCGAAATATCTCAACAGCAACAAGGTCCCGCAGCTCTTCCTGATCAGCTCGGCCTCCAAGTGGAACGATCCCGCCAACATGCCCTGGTCGATGGCGCTGCCCTGGGCGCCGAACTACACCAGCGAGGCCGCGATCGACGTCGCCTATGCCCGCGCCAAGAACCCGAATGCGCGTTTCGCGGTGCTCTATCAGAACGACGACGCCGGCAAGGAATATCTGCGCGGCGTCAAGGAGGCGCTCGGTGCCGACGCCGACAAGGCGATCGCGATGGCCTCGAGCTTCGAGGTCGCCGACCCCACCGTCGATTCCCAGGTGCTGACGCTGGCGAATACGAAAGCCGACGTCTTCCTGATCTATTCGGTGACGCCGCGCGCCTGCGCGCAGGCGATCCGCAAGGCGCATGAGGTCGGCTGGCAGGCGACGCGCTTCATCGCGAGCGGCTGCGCCAACAAGGCCACCGTGATGGTGCCCGCGGGCCTCGATGCCGGAAAGGGCGTGCTGTCGCTCGGCGCGCTCAAGCCGTTCGTCGAGACGCCGAAGAACGATCCGGCGATGTCTGCCTATATCGATTTCATGAAGAAGCGCCTGCCCAATGCCGACGTCAACAACGTCGCCGGCCTCTACGGCTACACCGTCGCCGAAGCGCTGGTGGTGCTGCTGAAGCAATGCAAGGACAATCTCACGCGCGAGAACATCATGGCGCAGGCGGCGAATTTGAAGAACGTGCCGCTGTCGCTGCTGATGCCCGGCATCACGCTCAACACCACGCCGCAGGATTTCCGCCCGATCAAGGACGGCTATATGCTGCAGTTCGACGGCAACGACTGGATCGTCGCGAGCGAGCTGCTGAAGGGGACGTGA
- a CDS encoding HdeD family acid-resistance protein, with product MTSASDTSPHGSLGSGIAALHAKWGWIVALGVVYLIAGFVALGSVAMATIASVVVVGAMMIVAGVAEIIGAFQLKSWGKFLIWALLGVLYVIAGFVTFQNPLLAAVLLTLFLGASLIASGAIRLFLAFNMKRETPWVWVAVSGAITLLLGLLIVARWPVNSVYILGLFLGIDLIMAGAGWISLGLGLKRRR from the coding sequence ATGACAAGTGCTTCGGATACGTCTCCCCACGGGAGTCTCGGCTCGGGCATTGCTGCGCTGCATGCCAAATGGGGCTGGATCGTCGCGCTCGGTGTCGTCTATCTGATCGCCGGCTTCGTCGCGCTCGGCAGCGTGGCGATGGCGACGATAGCGAGCGTGGTCGTGGTCGGCGCCATGATGATCGTCGCCGGTGTCGCCGAAATCATCGGCGCATTCCAGTTGAAAAGCTGGGGCAAGTTCCTGATCTGGGCCCTGCTCGGCGTGCTCTACGTCATCGCGGGCTTCGTGACCTTTCAGAACCCGCTGCTCGCGGCGGTGCTGTTGACGCTCTTTCTGGGTGCGTCACTGATTGCCTCCGGCGCCATCAGGTTGTTCCTCGCCTTCAACATGAAACGTGAGACGCCGTGGGTGTGGGTGGCGGTCTCGGGCGCGATCACGCTTCTGCTTGGCCTCTTGATCGTTGCGCGCTGGCCGGTCAACAGCGTCTACATCCTCGGCCTGTTCCTCGGCATCGACCTCATCATGGCGGGAGCCGGATGGATCAGTCTGGGCCTCGGTCTGAAGCGGCGTCGTTGA
- a CDS encoding alpha/beta fold hydrolase gives MQQKTIATDILDIAYREYGAPDGWPCIMGHGFPYDVNAYAEAAPLIAQGGARVLVPWLRGYGPTRFRFPGTPRSGEQAALGADLLAFMDALGITRAVIGGYDWGGRAACVVSALHPERVIGLVSGNSYNIQNIARAMEPASPPEEAALWYQYLFHNERGRLALERNRRGFARQLWSMWSPKWAFDDTTFERSAVSFDNPDFVDVVIHSYRHRYALVAGDPAYAAIEARLAGQPAIRVPTIAIDGDSDGVNPGTAHHARKFEGSFERRVFTDAGHNLPQERPAEWARAVLDVRKAAERA, from the coding sequence ATGCAACAAAAAACGATCGCCACGGATATCCTCGACATCGCCTATCGCGAATACGGCGCGCCGGACGGCTGGCCCTGTATCATGGGCCACGGTTTTCCCTACGACGTGAACGCCTATGCCGAGGCGGCGCCCCTCATCGCGCAAGGAGGCGCGCGGGTGCTGGTGCCCTGGCTGCGCGGCTATGGGCCGACGCGGTTTCGCTTTCCCGGGACGCCGCGCTCCGGCGAGCAGGCGGCGCTCGGCGCCGATCTCTTGGCCTTCATGGACGCGCTCGGCATCACGCGCGCGGTGATCGGGGGCTATGACTGGGGCGGACGCGCGGCCTGCGTGGTCTCGGCGCTTCATCCGGAGCGCGTGATCGGGCTCGTTTCCGGCAATTCCTACAACATTCAGAACATCGCCCGCGCCATGGAGCCGGCCTCGCCGCCGGAGGAAGCCGCGCTCTGGTATCAATATCTCTTCCACAACGAGCGTGGCCGCCTTGCGCTGGAGCGCAACCGCCGCGGTTTCGCGCGACAGCTCTGGTCGATGTGGTCGCCGAAATGGGCGTTCGACGACACCACGTTCGAGCGGAGCGCGGTGTCCTTCGACAATCCTGATTTCGTCGATGTCGTGATCCACTCCTACCGCCACCGCTACGCGCTGGTCGCGGGCGATCCTGCCTATGCCGCGATCGAGGCGAGGCTCGCAGGCCAGCCGGCGATCCGCGTCCCGACCATCGCGATCGACGGCGACAGCGACGGCGTCAATCCCGGCACAGCCCATCACGCGCGCAAATTCGAAGGCTCGTTCGAGCGGCGCGTCTTCACCGATGCCGGCCACAATCTGCCACAGGAGCGGCCGGCCGAATGGGCGCGGGCCGTGCTCGACGTGCGCAAGGCGGCCGAGCGCGCCTGA
- a CDS encoding HD domain-containing protein codes for MITLPRLAAESLEQFLGKFMRRRYDETSANIVESATRTAMECIGNSDALYHNIEHTMLVTLAAQAILGGRSLHTHLSAEDYVHVLIACLAHDIGYVRGLFEEDDSDGFVIDAADTKISLPRGASDASLMMYHVDRSKLYVTRRLRHIPGVDPERVARAIEGTRFPAREGQDYDDEASILRAADFIGQLGDPNYLRKANALYYEFEEVGMNRQLGYDSPADIVNRYPQFYWNSVAPHIQTEIGYLNKTEIGRQWIANLYSNVFRAERDISLSGPQR; via the coding sequence ATGATAACCTTACCGAGACTGGCGGCTGAATCCCTGGAGCAATTCCTCGGCAAGTTCATGCGTCGCCGGTACGATGAGACTTCTGCCAATATCGTCGAGAGCGCGACCCGCACCGCGATGGAATGCATCGGCAACAGCGATGCGCTCTACCACAATATCGAGCACACGATGCTGGTGACGCTGGCGGCCCAGGCGATCCTCGGCGGCCGAAGCCTTCATACCCACCTGTCGGCCGAGGATTACGTCCATGTCCTGATTGCCTGCCTCGCCCACGACATCGGCTATGTGCGCGGGCTGTTCGAGGAGGACGATTCCGACGGCTTCGTCATTGACGCGGCCGACACCAAGATATCGTTACCGCGTGGTGCATCGGATGCGAGCCTGATGATGTATCACGTCGATCGCTCGAAGCTCTACGTGACCCGGCGGCTGCGGCATATTCCCGGTGTAGATCCGGAGCGCGTTGCCCGCGCCATCGAGGGGACACGCTTTCCGGCCCGCGAAGGCCAGGACTATGACGACGAAGCCTCGATCCTGCGCGCCGCCGACTTCATCGGGCAGCTCGGCGATCCCAACTATCTGCGCAAGGCGAACGCGCTCTATTACGAGTTCGAGGAGGTCGGCATGAACCGCCAGCTCGGCTACGACTCGCCCGCCGACATCGTGAACCGCTATCCGCAATTCTACTGGAACAGCGTCGCGCCCCACATCCAGACCGAGATCGGCTATCTCAACAAGACCGAGATCGGTCGGCAATGGATCGCCAATCTCTACAGCAACGTGTTCCGCGCCGAGCGCGACATCTCGCTGTCCGGCCCGCAGAGATAG
- a CDS encoding transglutaminase N-terminal domain-containing protein: protein MIYDIRHVTTYEYEYPVSFARCTLRLEPRSGGGQQLISHRVEIRPRPAERTVRRDFFGTLTESVVIEAAHRNLRIDSRSRVTVSRQPPARDALSPPWESVRDIAFEATSLGPASPVGYVFASPLVPVLRPVSAYAAESFPPGAGILQGAVDLMHRIHNQFRYDSKATVISTPLGEVFDKRHGVCQDFAHVMIAGLRGLGLPAAYVSGYLRTIPPPGQARLQGADATHAWVSLWCGTELGWVDFDPTNDLLIGNDHIVLAVGRDFSDVSPVDGIIVGSPKQKLGVAVDVVLVE from the coding sequence GTGATCTACGACATCCGTCACGTCACGACCTATGAATACGAGTATCCCGTCAGCTTTGCCCGCTGCACGCTGCGGCTGGAGCCGCGCAGTGGCGGCGGCCAGCAGCTGATCTCGCACCGTGTCGAGATACGTCCGCGGCCTGCCGAGCGGACGGTGCGGCGCGATTTCTTCGGCACGCTCACCGAGAGCGTCGTGATCGAGGCCGCGCATCGCAATCTGCGCATCGACTCGCGCTCGCGCGTCACGGTGTCGCGCCAGCCGCCGGCGCGCGATGCGCTCAGTCCGCCCTGGGAGAGCGTTCGCGATATCGCCTTCGAGGCGACGAGCCTCGGGCCGGCCTCGCCGGTCGGCTATGTCTTCGCCAGCCCGCTGGTGCCGGTGCTGCGTCCCGTCAGCGCCTATGCGGCGGAAAGCTTTCCGCCCGGCGCAGGCATCCTCCAAGGCGCGGTTGATCTGATGCATCGTATTCACAACCAGTTTCGCTACGACTCCAAGGCGACGGTGATCTCGACGCCGCTTGGCGAGGTTTTCGACAAGCGTCATGGCGTCTGCCAGGATTTTGCCCATGTCATGATCGCGGGGCTGCGCGGGCTCGGTCTGCCAGCGGCCTATGTCAGCGGATATCTGCGCACCATTCCGCCGCCTGGCCAGGCACGCCTGCAAGGTGCCGATGCCACCCATGCCTGGGTGTCGCTGTGGTGCGGGACCGAGCTTGGCTGGGTCGATTTCGATCCGACCAACGATCTGCTGATTGGCAACGACCATATCGTGCTTGCAGTGGGGCGCGATTTCTCCGACGTCTCGCCGGTCGACGGCATCATCGTCGGCTCGCCGAAGCAGAAGCTCGGCGTCGCCGTCGACGTGGTGCTGGTGGAGTAG